The following are encoded together in the Campylobacter devanensis genome:
- a CDS encoding sulfite exporter TauE/SafE family protein: MELTTILATITLAVGFSLSHCIGMCGGFVVACAVKLSQKDRTTRLILSLGYHLSRVLAYVILGIFFGLFGSAVIFSGVSKGLLIFFAGVVLIILAFGIFKRGKLLSCIENQKLSSLIIPLLGKFRQKNSTISFLILGFLNGLLPCGVVYYFLAMSLGSGSLVNGAIIMAIFGLSTIPVMMGSGWILSTLSNKFKNYINLASFLIMLGYGIYLLYLGFMVLK, encoded by the coding sequence ATGGAGCTTACTACCATCCTTGCTACTATTACACTTGCGGTTGGTTTTAGCCTTTCGCACTGCATTGGTATGTGTGGCGGGTTTGTGGTAGCTTGTGCTGTAAAGCTTAGTCAAAAAGATAGAACAACTAGACTAATTTTATCTTTAGGTTATCACCTTAGTAGGGTTTTAGCTTATGTAATTTTGGGTATTTTTTTTGGACTTTTTGGCTCAGCAGTTATCTTTAGCGGTGTTAGCAAGGGTTTGCTTATATTTTTTGCTGGAGTAGTTTTAATTATTTTGGCTTTTGGTATTTTTAAAAGAGGTAAACTCCTTTCTTGTATTGAAAATCAAAAATTAAGTTCATTGATTATACCGTTACTTGGTAAATTTAGACAAAAAAATAGTACTATCTCATTTTTAATCTTAGGTTTTTTAAATGGACTTTTACCTTGTGGGGTTGTATATTATTTTTTAGCTATGTCTCTTGGAAGTGGGTCTTTGGTAAATGGGGCGATTATTATGGCTATTTTTGGTCTTAGTACAATTCCGGTAATGATGGGATCGGGATGGATTTTATCAACTTTGAGTAATAAATTTAAAAATTATATAAATTTAGCTTCATTTTTGATTATGCTTGGGTATGGAATTTATCTTTTATATTTAGGATTTATGGTTTTAAAATGA
- a CDS encoding cytochrome c oxidase, cbb3-type, CcoQ subunit — protein MSVETMREIQAYGFYIMLIAMVVILYSYWFHLKKSEKTGRRDYEKYSNLALNDDLQDEILESVSTSSKDTNRSVKK, from the coding sequence ATGAGTGTAGAGACTATGAGAGAGATTCAAGCTTATGGCTTTTATATAATGTTAATAGCTATGGTAGTTATACTATATAGCTATTGGTTTCATCTAAAAAAATCAGAAAAAACTGGTAGAAGAGATTATGAAAAATACTCAAATTTAGCCTTGAATGATGATTTGCAAGATGAAATTCTTGAGAGTGTCTCTACTTCTAGCAAAGATACTAATAGGAGCGTTAAAAAATGA
- a CDS encoding response regulator transcription factor has translation MNDILKNLTILFVEDEEKIRTSIANVMEDVFKKVIVAGNGDEGLKKFKKYNPDLVITDIIMPIMDGLEMAKEIKCISRFTPVMVLSAFSQKERLLSAIDVGIDKYLIKPIDIEELFDAICKLAKEKIGVASEIEIGNGFKFNKTKRVLINSAGEEIGLTKKELAFVAILAQRIDTLVLHEEIKQSVWTGEKVSDAAIRTFIKRIRDKVGANLIKNIPGLGYKITTKDE, from the coding sequence ATGAATGATATACTAAAAAACCTAACTATTTTGTTTGTCGAAGATGAGGAGAAAATAAGAACTTCAATAGCTAATGTCATGGAGGATGTTTTTAAAAAGGTAATTGTAGCTGGAAATGGCGATGAAGGGCTAAAAAAATTTAAAAAATATAATCCAGATTTGGTTATTACAGATATTATAATGCCTATAATGGATGGTTTAGAGATGGCTAAAGAGATTAAGTGCATATCTAGATTTACACCTGTTATGGTACTAAGTGCCTTTAGCCAAAAGGAGAGATTGCTAAGTGCGATTGATGTAGGAATTGATAAATATTTAATTAAACCAATTGATATCGAAGAGTTATTTGATGCTATTTGTAAGCTTGCTAAAGAGAAAATTGGCGTAGCATCTGAGATAGAGATTGGAAATGGATTTAAATTTAATAAAACCAAAAGAGTTCTAATAAATAGTGCTGGTGAGGAGATTGGGCTGACTAAAAAAGAGCTAGCATTTGTAGCGATTTTAGCTCAAAGGATTGATACATTAGTCTTACACGAAGAGATTAAACAAAGCGTCTGGACAGGAGAGAAGGTAAGTGATGCAGCTATTAGAACCTTTATAAAAAGAATTCGTGATAAAGTTGGAGCGAATTTAATTAAGAATATCCCAGGTCTTGGCTATAAAATCACTACCAAAGATGAGTAA
- the carA gene encoding glutamine-hydrolyzing carbamoyl-phosphate synthase small subunit encodes MKAYIYLENGVYLEAKAFGKGGSAFGELVFNTSLTGYEEIITDPSYAGQFIVFTMPEIGIVGINDDDTESSKIHASGVFMRNFNANPSNFRSTQNIEKFFYDQGKFGVYDIDTRYLTKMLRDSGNLRVYVSTEISDKDELKKALESSARIDEINYVSIVSTKKPYIHTASRWEHKNQAYGSVNSIGKRVAVIDYGVKRNILNELCSVGLELEVYPHDVQGEVLIDKFNKGQIHGVFLSNGPGEPRMLVNEIAQIKKLIAANIPMFGICLGHQLLSNAYGYETYKLKFGQHGANHPVQNLETKSIEITAQNHNYNVPENICEVATITHRNLFDNTIEGVCYNSGKVFSVQHHPEASSGPNESKYIFKKFIEIL; translated from the coding sequence ATGAAGGCATATATTTATTTAGAAAATGGTGTTTATTTAGAAGCTAAGGCTTTTGGTAAGGGTGGGAGTGCTTTTGGCGAGCTTGTGTTTAATACATCTTTGACTGGCTATGAAGAGATTATTACAGATCCTAGTTATGCTGGACAGTTTATTGTATTTACTATGCCTGAAATTGGGATTGTAGGTATAAATGATGATGATACAGAAAGTAGTAAAATTCACGCAAGTGGCGTATTTATGCGTAATTTTAATGCCAATCCAAGTAATTTTAGATCAACACAAAATATTGAAAAGTTTTTTTACGACCAAGGCAAATTTGGTGTGTATGATATAGATACAAGATATTTAACTAAGATGTTAAGAGATAGTGGAAATTTAAGAGTATATGTCTCAACTGAGATTAGTGATAAAGATGAGCTTAAAAAAGCTTTAGAAAGTAGTGCTAGAATCGATGAGATAAATTACGTAAGTATCGTAAGCACAAAAAAGCCATATATTCACACTGCTTCAAGATGGGAGCATAAAAACCAAGCTTATGGTAGTGTAAATTCAATTGGTAAAAGAGTTGCCGTTATTGATTATGGTGTTAAAAGAAATATATTAAATGAGCTTTGTAGTGTTGGTCTTGAACTTGAAGTATATCCGCACGATGTACAAGGTGAAGTTTTAATTGACAAATTTAATAAAGGTCAAATTCATGGAGTATTTCTAAGTAATGGTCCTGGTGAGCCTAGAATGCTAGTTAATGAGATTGCTCAGATTAAAAAACTAATAGCAGCTAATATTCCGATGTTTGGTATCTGTCTTGGTCATCAGTTGCTTTCAAATGCTTATGGTTATGAGACTTATAAACTTAAATTTGGTCAGCATGGAGCCAATCATCCAGTTCAAAATTTAGAGACAAAAAGTATAGAGATTACAGCGCAAAATCATAACTATAATGTTCCAGAGAATATCTGCGAAGTAGCTACAATTACCCATAGAAATCTTTTTGATAATACTATTGAAGGGGTATGTTATAATAGTGGAAAAGTATTTTCAGTTCAGCATCACCCAGAAGCAAGCAGCGGCCCAAATGAGAGCAAATATATATTTAAGAAATTTATAGAAATTCTATAA
- the ccoN gene encoding cytochrome-c oxidase, cbb3-type subunit I, with amino-acid sequence MQPSNALNYDYTVAKYFMFTTIIFGIVGMGIGTLIAFQMAYPDLNYLAGEYGTFSRLRPLHTNGVIYGFMLSGIFATWYYIGQRVLKVSMSESKFLMFIGKLHFWLYVLVIALAVVTLFAGVSTSKEYAELEWPIDIIVVVVWVLWGVSIFGLIGIRREKTLYISLWYYIATFLGVAMLYLFNNMEVPTRLVSGMGSWIHSVSMYAGTNDALVQWWFGHNAVAFVFTVAIIAQIYYFLPKESGQPIFSYKLSLFSFWGLMFVYLWAGGHHLIYSTVPDWMQTMGSIFSIVLILPSWGSAINMLLTMKGEWGQLRDNPLIKFMVLASTFYMFSTLEGPILSIKSVNALAHFTDWIPGHVHDGTLGWVGFMTMAALYHMTPRVFKRELYSKSLMEAQFWIQTTGIVLYFASMWIAGITQGMMWRATDEYGNLAYSFIDTVTVLIPYYWIRAIGGLLYLIGFFMFAYNIMKSISSSKPIDREPVSASPMAA; translated from the coding sequence ATGCAGCCAAGTAATGCATTGAACTACGACTATACAGTCGCTAAGTACTTCATGTTTACCACTATTATCTTTGGTATAGTTGGTATGGGTATCGGTACTTTGATAGCTTTTCAAATGGCTTACCCAGACCTTAACTATCTAGCTGGTGAATATGGAACATTTAGCCGTCTTAGACCACTTCACACAAACGGTGTGATTTACGGATTTATGTTGTCAGGTATTTTTGCTACCTGGTATTATATTGGACAAAGAGTGCTTAAAGTATCTATGAGCGAATCTAAATTTCTAATGTTCATAGGTAAGCTTCACTTCTGGCTATATGTATTGGTTATAGCTTTAGCTGTTGTAACTCTTTTTGCTGGTGTTTCTACATCTAAAGAGTACGCAGAGCTTGAGTGGCCAATTGATATTATAGTTGTTGTTGTGTGGGTTTTATGGGGTGTTAGTATATTTGGATTAATTGGAATCCGCCGTGAAAAAACTCTATATATCTCTTTATGGTATTACATTGCTACATTCCTTGGCGTAGCTATGCTATATCTATTTAACAATATGGAAGTACCTACACGTCTAGTATCTGGTATGGGTAGTTGGATCCACTCTGTATCTATGTATGCAGGTACAAATGATGCGCTAGTTCAATGGTGGTTTGGACACAATGCGGTTGCGTTTGTATTTACAGTTGCAATTATTGCTCAAATTTATTACTTCCTACCAAAAGAGAGTGGTCAGCCAATCTTTTCATATAAGTTATCTCTATTCTCATTTTGGGGTTTAATGTTTGTATATCTTTGGGCTGGTGGTCACCACCTTATTTATTCTACTGTTCCAGATTGGATGCAGACTATGGGATCAATATTTTCTATAGTTCTTATCTTACCTAGTTGGGGTTCTGCTATCAATATGCTTTTAACAATGAAAGGCGAATGGGGACAATTAAGAGATAATCCACTAATTAAATTTATGGTATTAGCCTCTACATTCTATATGTTCTCTACTTTAGAAGGACCAATTCTTTCAATAAAATCAGTAAATGCTCTAGCGCACTTTACAGATTGGATTCCTGGACACGTTCATGATGGTACTTTAGGCTGGGTTGGATTTATGACTATGGCTGCACTATACCATATGACTCCACGGGTCTTTAAGCGTGAATTATATAGCAAATCTCTAATGGAAGCACAATTTTGGATCCAAACTACAGGTATCGTACTATACTTTGCATCTATGTGGATCGCTGGTATCACACAAGGTATGATGTGGAGAGCTACAGATGAATATGGTAACCTTGCTTATTCATTTATAGATACAGTTACTGTTCTTATCCCATACTATTGGATTAGAGCTATCGGTGGTTTATTATATCTAATCGGTTTCTTTATGTTTGCTTACAATATTATGAAATCTATCTCATCAAGTAAGCCTATAGATCGTGAGCCAGTAAGTGCTTCACCAATGGCTGCGTAA
- a CDS encoding DUF507 family protein, which translates to MRIKLPHAPYIARKITTDLLGSGFVKFKSGTEPITAVAREILCADINKERALEERVKELLEQNENEIDFMQIDRKNMFWLIKKKLAKEFGVMLSYDDRYSSLSHEILQRLWRENLIDYSVSENRVKNLIYGAIESYLKQYEAIEDSVADRLENYKKKLIPGTEEYDLIFERLYEEELSKRGMI; encoded by the coding sequence ATGCGTATTAAACTTCCACATGCTCCATATATAGCAAGAAAGATTACAACTGATCTCTTAGGCTCTGGTTTTGTTAAATTCAAAAGCGGTACAGAGCCTATAACCGCCGTTGCTCGGGAGATTCTTTGTGCTGATATAAATAAGGAAAGAGCCCTAGAAGAGCGTGTAAAAGAGCTTTTGGAACAAAATGAGAATGAGATCGATTTTATGCAAATTGATCGCAAGAATATGTTTTGGTTGATTAAGAAAAAATTAGCCAAAGAGTTTGGAGTAATGCTCTCATATGATGACCGTTATAGTAGTCTATCGCATGAGATTTTACAAAGATTATGGAGAGAAAATTTAATCGATTATAGCGTTTCAGAAAATAGGGTTAAAAATTTGATCTATGGCGCAATAGAGAGCTATTTAAAACAGTATGAAGCTATCGAAGATAGCGTAGCAGATAGATTAGAAAACTATAAGAAAAAGCTAATACCAGGCACTGAGGAGTATGATTTGATATTTGAAAGACTCTATGAAGAAGAGCTTAGCAAAAGAGGAATGATATAA
- a CDS encoding adenylosuccinate synthase — translation MTKADLIVGIQWGDEGKGKIVDMLSQNYDLVCRSGGGHNAGHTIWVDGVKYALHLVPSGILHPNIINIIGNGVVVNPEVLIKEMSQFKNLEGRFYISDRAHLNLAYHSLIDQAKERLKGDKAIGTTGKGIGPAYADKISRTGHRVGELLNPELLSTNLMNDFETNRVYLDALGVQIPSKDEIYQELKGFKEALAPYIADTTQILWRAMSENKKILLEGAQGTLLDIDHGTYPYVTSSNTIAAGACTGLGLSPKSIGDVIGILKAYTTRVGNGAFPTEDHGVDGQTMCEVGKEYGTTTGRRRRCGWLDAVAVRYASMLNGVDSYALMKLDVLDGFKTIKICKAYEYQGEIIDYMPANLDEVTPIYEELEGWDSISGIKHYDDLPLNAKRYINRIEELTGVRVSIVSTSPERSDTILR, via the coding sequence ATGACAAAAGCGGATTTAATTGTTGGAATTCAGTGGGGTGATGAAGGTAAAGGTAAAATCGTAGATATGCTCTCGCAAAATTATGATTTAGTATGTAGAAGTGGTGGCGGACATAATGCTGGTCATACTATATGGGTAGATGGCGTAAAATATGCGCTTCATTTAGTTCCAAGTGGTATTTTACACCCAAATATTATAAATATAATTGGCAATGGCGTAGTGGTAAATCCTGAGGTTTTAATCAAAGAAATGTCACAATTTAAGAATCTAGAAGGAAGATTTTACATTAGTGATAGAGCTCATCTAAATTTAGCCTACCACTCGCTAATTGACCAGGCTAAAGAGAGATTAAAAGGCGATAAGGCTATAGGTACAACTGGTAAAGGTATTGGCCCAGCATATGCTGATAAGATTAGTCGCACAGGGCATAGGGTTGGCGAGCTTTTAAATCCTGAGCTATTAAGTACAAATTTAATGAATGATTTTGAAACTAACAGGGTTTATTTAGATGCTCTTGGTGTGCAAATTCCTAGCAAAGATGAGATCTATCAAGAACTTAAAGGTTTTAAAGAGGCTTTAGCGCCTTATATTGCTGATACTACTCAAATTTTATGGAGAGCAATGAGTGAGAATAAAAAAATTCTCCTTGAAGGCGCTCAAGGAACGCTTCTAGATATCGATCACGGAACATATCCATATGTAACTAGCTCAAATACTATTGCAGCTGGAGCTTGTACTGGGCTTGGACTTAGTCCAAAAAGTATTGGCGATGTGATTGGTATTTTAAAAGCTTATACAACTAGAGTTGGCAATGGAGCATTCCCAACAGAAGATCACGGCGTAGATGGACAAACTATGTGCGAAGTGGGTAAAGAGTACGGCACAACTACCGGTAGAAGACGCAGATGTGGATGGTTAGATGCTGTAGCTGTTAGATATGCCTCAATGCTAAATGGCGTTGATAGCTATGCACTAATGAAGCTTGATGTGCTAGATGGATTTAAAACCATTAAAATTTGTAAAGCTTATGAATATCAAGGAGAGATAATTGATTATATGCCTGCAAATTTAGATGAGGTTACGCCTATTTATGAAGAGCTTGAGGGTTGGGATAGCATTAGTGGAATTAAGCATTATGATGACTTGCCACTAAATGCTAAGAGATATATTAATCGTATTGAGGAGTTAACTGGAGTTAGAGTCAGTATCGTCTCAACAAGTCCAGAAAGGAGCGATACAATACTAAGATGA
- the ccoO gene encoding cytochrome-c oxidase, cbb3-type subunit II: protein MFSWLEKNPFFFAVFVFIFIAYAGVVEILPDFADRARPVEHKKPYTVLQLAGRHVYISDSCNACHSQLIRPFKSETDRYGMYSVSGEFAYDRPFLWGSKRTGPDLARIGNYRSVDWHENHMKDPVSVVPGSIMPAYAHMFNKNADIETAYAEAVTVKKVFNVPYDMEGMPKLGSWEEAQAEVRAEAEAIVSQMKDQDVKDAFARGEIRQIVALIAYLNSLK from the coding sequence ATGTTTAGTTGGTTAGAGAAAAATCCATTCTTTTTTGCGGTATTTGTGTTTATCTTTATAGCATATGCTGGTGTTGTCGAGATTTTGCCAGATTTTGCTGATCGTGCTAGACCTGTAGAACACAAAAAACCATATACAGTATTACAATTAGCTGGTCGCCATGTATATATATCTGATAGCTGTAATGCTTGTCACTCTCAGCTAATTCGACCATTTAAATCTGAAACAGATAGATATGGCATGTATTCAGTAAGTGGTGAATTTGCTTATGATAGACCATTTTTATGGGGATCAAAAAGAACTGGTCCAGATCTAGCTAGAATTGGTAATTATAGAAGTGTTGACTGGCATGAAAATCATATGAAAGATCCAGTAAGCGTAGTTCCAGGATCTATTATGCCTGCTTATGCTCATATGTTTAATAAAAATGCAGACATAGAGACTGCTTATGCTGAAGCTGTTACAGTTAAAAAAGTATTTAATGTTCCTTATGATATGGAAGGAATGCCAAAGCTAGGTAGCTGGGAAGAGGCTCAAGCAGAGGTAAGAGCAGAAGCGGAGGCTATCGTAAGCCAGATGAAAGATCAAGATGTAAAAGATGCATTTGCTAGAGGCGAAATCCGCCAAATAGTTGCATTGATTGCATATTTAAATAGCTTAAAATAA
- a CDS encoding MotE family protein, giving the protein MKFIYFIIFLASLLYAASENNDEILADREAKIAKNLELIDSSRQELEAYRAATNTLFNQREEQILAKERDLNKTLAQISQKEENIKKMLDKNEKILSEIKSITNDKILSVYAKMKDGAAATIIAQLPRDEAAKVLHALDPKKISTIFAKMDPQIAAELTQILKNDELFKDLNSTK; this is encoded by the coding sequence TTGAAATTTATATATTTTATTATATTTTTGGCTAGTTTGTTGTATGCTGCAAGTGAGAATAATGATGAGATTTTAGCCGATAGAGAGGCAAAGATTGCTAAAAATTTAGAATTAATAGATAGCTCGCGCCAAGAGCTAGAGGCTTATAGAGCTGCAACAAATACGCTATTTAATCAACGTGAAGAACAGATTTTAGCTAAAGAAAGAGATCTAAATAAAACCTTAGCGCAGATTTCTCAAAAAGAAGAAAATATTAAAAAAATGCTTGATAAAAATGAGAAAATTTTATCTGAGATCAAGAGCATTACAAATGATAAGATTCTATCCGTTTATGCTAAGATGAAAGACGGAGCTGCAGCCACCATAATTGCTCAGCTTCCACGTGATGAGGCAGCAAAGGTTTTGCATGCGCTAGATCCAAAGAAGATATCGACAATATTTGCTAAGATGGATCCGCAAATAGCAGCTGAACTTACGCAAATTTTGAAAAATGATGAGCTTTTTAAGGATTTAAATTCAACTAAATAA
- a CDS encoding DUF4006 family protein, producing the protein MENTNRSVFSLSGVTGMLIATALLLSILVVLTYLGIAAQQDVMQKPYKLVNPTSVEMKSSVEKAAEVMVIKE; encoded by the coding sequence ATGGAAAACACAAATAGATCTGTATTTTCATTAAGCGGAGTTACTGGTATGCTGATTGCTACTGCTCTTTTGCTATCTATATTAGTTGTACTTACATATCTAGGTATAGCGGCTCAGCAAGATGTAATGCAAAAGCCATATAAACTAGTAAATCCTACATCTGTAGAGATGAAAAGTAGTGTTGAAAAAGCTGCTGAAGTTATGGTAATTAAGGAGTAA
- a CDS encoding PAS domain-containing sensor histidine kinase encodes MKLRQYQRAIDESNIVSKTDINGIITFVNDEFCKISGYLRDELIGQSHNIVRHPDVPAEYFKHLWETILNKKIYKGLIKNRTKDGKAVYLNTTIIPILDDNNEIEEFVAIRYDITEMIELNERLMRAQNDLRKTKKLVELNRELEERVAIEVAKNEEQSKLMFQQSRLANMGEMLANISHQWRQPLHELSINLYKLKQSTKEPSSQFIEIYEHSKAVIKGMSSIIDNFRNFFTNNGDDERFSLKDAAQDAILMLENTFKNASIKLEIDIDDNIYIVGRQNEMAQIFINLFSNSKDAFFQHNIKDKRVNVRAYIQNDTNQQIKYAIITIFDNAGGIEDSVSDKLFDPYFTTKHPNVGTGLGLYIVRRIVSKLQGQISVSNLENGACFEIKIPLNGDNDE; translated from the coding sequence ATGAAATTACGACAATATCAAAGAGCCATTGATGAGAGCAATATCGTATCAAAAACTGATATAAATGGGATTATAACTTTTGTTAATGATGAGTTTTGTAAAATTAGTGGCTATTTAAGAGATGAGTTAATCGGACAATCGCATAATATCGTTCGTCATCCAGATGTGCCGGCTGAGTATTTTAAACATCTTTGGGAGACGATTTTAAATAAAAAAATTTACAAAGGATTGATTAAAAATAGAACCAAAGATGGCAAAGCTGTTTATCTAAATACTACGATTATCCCGATTTTAGATGATAATAATGAAATTGAGGAATTTGTGGCGATTCGTTATGATATTACTGAGATGATTGAGTTAAATGAAAGGCTTATGAGGGCGCAAAATGATTTGCGTAAGACTAAAAAATTAGTTGAACTAAATAGAGAACTAGAAGAGCGTGTAGCAATTGAGGTGGCTAAAAATGAAGAACAAAGTAAGTTAATGTTTCAGCAAAGCCGCCTAGCTAATATGGGTGAAATGCTGGCTAATATTTCACATCAGTGGCGTCAACCTTTACATGAGTTAAGTATAAATTTATATAAACTCAAACAAAGCACTAAAGAACCAAGCTCACAATTTATTGAGATTTATGAGCATTCAAAGGCTGTGATTAAAGGAATGAGTAGTATTATTGATAACTTTAGAAATTTTTTTACTAATAATGGTGATGATGAAAGATTTTCTCTTAAAGATGCTGCTCAAGATGCGATTTTAATGCTAGAGAATACTTTTAAAAATGCATCTATAAAACTCGAGATAGATATAGATGATAATATCTATATAGTAGGGCGTCAAAATGAGATGGCTCAGATATTTATAAATCTATTTTCAAATTCAAAAGATGCTTTTTTTCAGCATAATATAAAAGATAAGAGAGTAAATGTAAGAGCATATATTCAAAATGATACAAATCAACAGATCAAATATGCTATAATCACGATTTTTGATAATGCTGGTGGGATAGAAGATAGTGTGAGTGATAAGTTATTTGATCCATATTTTACTACCAAGCACCCAAATGTAGGAACAGGTTTGGGGTTATATATTGTTAGGAGAATTGTGAGCAAATTACAAGGTCAAATTAGTGTAAGCAACCTTGAAAATGGCGCTTGCTTTGAAATTAAAATACCATTAAACGGAGATAATGATGAATGA
- a CDS encoding cbb3-type cytochrome c oxidase N-terminal domain-containing protein, with amino-acid sequence MKWFNLEDSVNSLSILGAIAIVLLTLVVVGRLFKLMKVKKEGGELSEHNWDGIGEYKNPLPFGWAVVFVLTIVWAIWYFLAGYPLNSYSQIGEYNEEVKKYNASFQAKFQNATQDELKAIGEQVFLVQCASCHGITGDGINGKAANLIEWGSEKGIYDVIIKGSKGLGYPLGDMLSAADNGIDEATAKALAAFTAKEISAIKSTVNEDLVEAGRAAWATCAACHGEDGKGMDGMAPDLTKYGSSDFVVEVLARGKTGDIGHMPKFTGTGLINPTQEKAVGEYIISLSKGE; translated from the coding sequence ATGAAATGGTTTAATCTAGAAGACAGTGTAAATTCGCTTTCTATTCTTGGTGCTATAGCCATCGTATTGTTGACATTAGTTGTCGTAGGTAGGCTATTTAAACTGATGAAAGTGAAAAAAGAGGGCGGTGAGCTAAGTGAGCATAACTGGGATGGAATTGGTGAATATAAAAATCCGCTTCCATTTGGTTGGGCTGTTGTATTTGTTCTTACTATAGTATGGGCAATTTGGTATTTTCTAGCTGGATATCCTTTAAATTCATATTCACAAATTGGTGAGTATAATGAAGAGGTCAAAAAATATAACGCAAGCTTCCAAGCTAAATTCCAAAATGCTACTCAAGATGAGTTAAAAGCAATTGGCGAGCAAGTATTTTTGGTTCAATGTGCCTCATGTCATGGAATCACAGGTGATGGTATTAATGGTAAAGCAGCTAACCTAATAGAGTGGGGTAGCGAAAAAGGAATTTATGATGTTATCATCAAAGGTTCAAAAGGCTTAGGATACCCGCTTGGCGATATGTTAAGTGCAGCTGATAATGGTATTGATGAAGCTACTGCTAAAGCACTAGCAGCATTTACTGCTAAAGAGATATCAGCTATTAAATCTACAGTAAATGAAGACTTAGTAGAAGCTGGTCGTGCAGCGTGGGCTACTTGTGCGGCTTGCCATGGTGAAGATGGCAAAGGTATGGATGGAATGGCTCCAGATCTTACTAAATATGGCTCAAGTGATTTTGTAGTAGAGGTTTTAGCTCGTGGCAAAACAGGGGATATTGGCCATATGCCTAAATTTACTGGCACAGGACTTATTAATCCTACTCAAGAAAAAGCTGTTGGCGAATATATAATTTCGCTTTCAAAAGGAGAATAA
- a CDS encoding flagellar FliJ family protein, translated as MSNQFTQIVKVKEEELNKLEMSLARAKATFRELTRSIDAINAELNMSKFPKRGSSMKIQATIEQQKLLRMQKDKIKEKILLTQKEIVHFEFQYKKAYIELEKFKYMEKEETQKELKNLRKKEAKNLDDMGTMRHSFLNKDRY; from the coding sequence ATGAGTAATCAATTTACCCAAATAGTCAAAGTCAAAGAAGAGGAGTTAAATAAGCTTGAAATGAGCCTAGCACGAGCCAAGGCTACATTTCGTGAGCTTACTCGCTCTATAGATGCAATCAATGCCGAGCTTAATATGAGCAAATTTCCCAAAAGAGGCTCATCAATGAAAATTCAAGCCACAATTGAGCAGCAAAAGCTTTTAAGAATGCAAAAAGATAAGATTAAAGAGAAGATTTTGCTTACTCAAAAAGAGATTGTGCATTTTGAATTTCAGTATAAAAAGGCCTATATTGAACTTGAAAAATTTAAATATATGGAGAAAGAAGAGACTCAAAAAGAGTTAAAAAATCTTAGAAAAAAAGAGGCTAAAAATCTAGATGATATGGGAACTATGAGGCACTCATTTTTAAATAAGGATAGGTATTGA